GCTCTGTTGGCCCAGCTGGAGCATGGTCTGAGGCACTGACTGCGCTGGCCTTGCACAGCATTGCCTTGTGGCCACCCCTAAGTCTGAATCCAGAGACTGCAGTGACAGATGAGAGAGACTTAGCTGTAAGGCTGTTGGGCAGAACAGAGTAAAGAGCAAATGTATACCTTACCATAAATTCCCCTGGCAGTTGCCGGACTATTAGCACATTCTTTTTAACTCCCACAACACTGCTGATTCAAAACAGTAATGTCAGTTTAAATACATAGCTATTTATTTCCAAGGTTCAGCCCAGCCTTGTTCTGGGGCCCAGTAAACCCACAGGTCCCCTCTCAGGGAGGGGAATCCAAGCCTCATCAATGACCCTTGCCATTGCTGTCACTGCATAGGTGGCTGAGCAGCTCATCAACCCATTTGGAGAGGATGACGATGACTTTGAAACCAACTGGCTCATTGACAGGAACCTGCAGGTAACCACGGGACCTGATATCCCACACAACACAGCTTTTAGAAAGATGAGGGCAGCACCTGGCCGCTCAGAAGGTCTCCAGACACAAGGAGGGAGGCCATGGGTGCACTGTCCATGTAGCATCTCCTCCCTGTCACTCTTCCATCATGCAGGGGTGACAGACAGCAGGTCTTGAGGCCTGGGTtaattcttcttttctctcttgctgaagGGAGTaggatcaatggcttgaagttgaaataaagtaggtttagattgggtattgggggaaaaaaatattgttagaaCAGTAatgcagtagaatagactgccaagggaagttgtggactctccatcactggaagtgttcaagaggttggacagccactggtagTAGATAATAGAGGTGTAGCCAtgtctatgttctactatggTTATTTCCCATGCTTGGAGGCTTTGCTGGTGGTCCCCCTCCCCTACTTTCTACTAAAAGTGTCAAGATATTTTTAAGCCTCTCTCagaggcattggatgttggctgcagccacagctgaggattttgattggggtgtgccaatactcctgctgggacttaatgctggaggttcctggctaggtcTTGCCCCTTTGCATCCCATGGTCAGATCGATAtgggctgtgggggtttttgcatTCCTCTGTAGCAGTGGATCTCTTAGGTGTACATTAATGACTGCCTATAGAGCCAGGATGTTGGctactgtggttcccctgctttacctatagCAGGTTAGGGTTTTATGCCTTGTGTTGCATCAGGGCTGACGGTAGTTTTATGAAAGGTTTAGATTAGGGATTTGCATAcagtggtttggatagggatgattccgCCTCAGGCAAAGGGCTGGACTAGACAACCTCTGGAAGACcaacccttccagccctatttctctatgaatctatgagaaaaCAAACTAGTAACTCTTAATCCATGAATCAAGCCCATTGCTTATCCACTTTGCTCTCATGTTTACATCCCTTCCCTACTCCTTTGCCATATCAGACTgtgagctctttggggcagagtaAAAGTTCCCTTTGTTGTCAATGATAAGCTATGCACAATTACAACATTACTTCCCTTGAGTCTGACAATCCCATCACCCCCCTTACAGGTCTCCCTTCTGGCTGTGGATGAAATGCACCAGGATCTTCCCATTTTGGAGAAGGACCTATACTGGAATGATTCCGACCCTCAGCCACCTTACACCGCAGCCACTGCTGAGTACAAGCGGCCATCATTCCTTGGCTCAACCTTTAACATCAGGTGGGTGAAGCTAAAGGCCACTAAGTGAAATGACTGATGGCATCTAGGTGCATACTGGACTTTACACAAGGCAGTGCAATACAAGAGTAGTAGATTTCCTTTCCTTTGGATGTCAGTGCTTTCAGATCCTCGCTTGGGTGTGGAATCACAATGAGAGACTGCATCTGCATTGCCCAGGGACAGACGTTCACCATTCTCAGTCACAAAGTACTTGTGGTCATGTTCTACCCCATTGTGTGCAATGCCCCCTCTTCCCGTCTGTAGCCTGAGATTCCCAGTCCAAGGCCCTGCTATTACATTCTATGGTAGCATAGGGGTGGGACTAAAGTTTCCCCAAGCTTGCCTCCCAACCCAATCTTAACTGACCCCTACTTGGtattctgccccctccccacaagagGAAAACCCTATATTGCATTCTCAGTGAATTACTGTGTATAGCAGCCTGTTTTGCTTCCCCCAGCATGCAGAAAGAAGAGATGGAATTCCAGCCACTGGAGCAAATTAAAGAGAACGAAGAGGCAAACCACTCTACCCCATTGCTGGGCCATCTGGGCCGTCTCCTAGGTGTCCGCTCACCCAGTTTCTCTAGGTCCTCTTCCCCAATGAACCTACTACGCAGGAGGAATGACCCCACATCTCCCTTCCCTCATTATTTTTACCAAGATGTGGGCAAACATGGAAGCCCCCACAGTGTCAATCAGCACAGGGGAGACTTCTCCCATCCAAGTTCCAGCTCTCCTGACCAGTGGGACGAAGACAGGAAACTGAGAGAGTTTGAGGCCTTCATGTCAACCCCCTTCTTCGAGAGACCTGGATTCTACAGTGCTCCACAAACACCCATCAGCTCTATCCCAATGATCTTTCCCTCCAGACGACCAGGCCGCAAGAagccccctgctctctccagcatCGCTGCATGCTCAGCTTCTCTGAGAGAGAATTTTGCCAACTCTTCACCTTCAAGAGCTAGTGACATGGACAGAAGCCAAAGTTCCCTTGGTTCTGGAGTTAAGGAAACTTTTGTTTGGCCAACAGAACGAGGCAGAGCCTGGGACTCCCTGGTGGTGACAGTAGAGGAAGAAAGGAACAATTTGAACAGCAAAAATAAAGAGGCTGGCCCTATCAGGAGTCCAGTTCAGTCCACCACATCAGAAAGCCCCAAATTCCCTTTCATAGCAGAATCTCCAGACTGTGAAAAGCAGGATGGCTTCAAGAGCCTGAAGAGCGTGAAAGGCTGCCGACATCCCCGGCTGACTCTGGAGAACACGGCACCAGTTGGCACCCCAAACTCAGATCACCCCAGTTCCTTTCACACACCCAATGGTAACAGccccctttgcttttctttcacaCCAATGACCTCCCCTGTGCTTGAGAGATCATCCTTCAGAAATACTGGCACTATTCCTGTCCCAAGCTCAGATGATGCACCTAGTGCCCCAGACCAGGCTTCTGGGGAGTTGCCTGGGACTACTAGAGATATAAGAAGTGAAAGTGCAAGTGCTCAATACCCCAAGGAGCAGAAGAGTGCAGAGAGCCCCTCCCCTAATGACTCCGGCATTTCTTTAGCAGAGGGTGACTTTGTGGGGCTGATGGAAGTGATAATGGAAACTTGTGAGAACGTTTCTGATGAAGAGAAAGCAGAGAGGTACAGCTAACAGCAGAGAGCAAACCGGCTCATTCTAACTGCTGAAATACCTCCTATGCTGACAATTTCAGTTGCCTTTACATCCAGCTATATTGGTGCTCAACATTATTACAGGTTTATACAGAAAAAGTACAGAACCATACCATACGCTGGCAGAGAGCTTCAGTACCCAAATGAAAGACTGGACTCCTAGCACTAAAGACTCACCAGCACTCACCCTACTGCAGTAGAGCTAATGAGAACTATTCCGAGAACATCACTACTAACAGCATAAGAAAACCCTGctatgatttaaaaaatgtgaattttaaaaaaattattacttTTTCATAAATAGCAAGCCCCTAGGAATGAAGAATAATTGACCTAGCATCCACCTGCAAAGAACTTGAGCACATGAGGATTAAAACTAATATATTTGCCAAGCACACCTGCAAACAGTCACTGCATTATAAACCCACAACACAACTCAGTCTTACTATTGCCTGTCAAAAGACCAGATGCAGAGATAGCGTCTATAAGGGGGTACATACAATTGTAATGAAACATGATaaattttaagagaaaaaaatatttcaataatCAGGGGCATATTATTTGCAATATGAATTTAAGATGTATTAGCAAAACTGAAGGTAGTTTATGACTTTAGGATTCAAATAAAAAAGGGGATTAAGCAGAATAGCAGCTGAGGCAGAGAACATAAAGGGCTGTGACATTGACTGCAGAGTCCAACCACTTCTTTCCAAAGTTTTTACTCATTCACTGTTCATCCCCATACAACTACTGAGTCATTGTGTTATCATTAGAGGTGGCAACTAGAGGTACTTGGaggataaatattaaaaaaaatgggggaGTGTGTGGAACTTGGCATATGAATTAGTTACACATATATCCCAACATGCAACCTGACAAAAAGAAGTAAAAGCTGCAGGTGTTTCACTTCCTCATTCTTGTTCAGAGACATGAGCAGCAAACCAAACATGCTACAGCAAAAGGACAcagatgcagcagggcaggaagtctTGGAAGGTTAGCAACTGACTAAAGTTTATAGCCTCTTATTAACTCTTCCAAGTCACAAGTCTGTCCTAGTaaatttttcattttacatttgttttatcCCCACTATCACCCCTGCACCACACACCCCCAGTAAAAGGAAGAAACCTAGCATCTAAAATTAGCACACTCATCTGCTTTCCCAGATCTTCAGCACTTAGACAACCTGTGAACTGATGATCTTTCTAGGAAGTACCTATAAAACAATTTTCCAGAACACTCattaaagttttattttgaaGTCTAGTGTCACAAGGCAATGTATTCCCTGTCCCATAGGTGGCTTCAGAGGATAGCTGTGCTTTCTCTTCTATAGTCTCAAGGTCACACCAATCttaggagtcccctgtggttcagtggtggTATTATCCTTGCCTGCCATATAGGAGACCTAGTTtcaattcccagacacttatgcaaatacagccatggaggcaccaaacatctggactcggCCTGGCCTGTAGATTGTCTCAgtggccgggggggagggggggggaatatttgaaaggtctaggcagcctcctgctccatGTACTCCTGCCTTGGCATAAGCATTGGAGGTCTGAGTGACTTCCCAtccatacaccatgatccagtaGGACCAATGGTTGCCGAACAAACATCAGCCTTACCATTCATTAGTATGGACTGACATGATTTACAGCTCTATGAGGCTATGCCAGAGATTGTGTTGTAAGGGAAAAAGGTTTTCCTGTTCTCAGTAAGATGCAAGTGTTCCCTACTGTTCATGCCATAGGCTTGTAACTAATGTAAGTGGAGTTGTTTTCCCCTATGCCATTTACCCAAGGAACAAGTTTCTTAAACCTCAGGACTTCACGCAAGTCTGTAAAATAAGTGCAGAAGCATGCACACATTTGACTCTTTGCCACAATAGTGTAAGTCTTGTTTCACTTCAGCAGGATGCTTTAGCATTTGTTGCCCTGCAGCACAAGTTCAGACATTCCAAGCACCCCCTTTACAATGGTGTATTGCTATGGCATACACATCAACACTCAAGTAATCCCTGCAGCATATTCTCCTGGTCCAGAACATAAAATGCCTTGCTCATTCAAAGGGACAGGTACATTCAGAGGCATATGCCTAAATTCCTTTTTGAGCCAAGTCATTTCCAAGATGTGCTCTGACAACTAACACTTCCCTACCTCAATCCCCAGCATATATGGGAACTCCAAGGTCAGGGACACATGTTCTCAAAACCTCCCAGAGCAAGAATCTCTGCCACTGTAATGCAATTGAAACAGACTGGAACCAAGTCACTTTATTGTATTGCAAGGTGTTACACAACACAAGAAAACAGAGTGATTTTCAGTACAGAGTATGAGAAGGTTatctaaataaaagaaaaaaagatgcatgCACTGCTGAGCAGCAAGATAGGAGTCCTACTAAAACCCACAGGGTGGCTGAACTTGAGGCTTCAGCTCTCGTtgtcactgtcccccagggtGTGCTTGTCAAAGAGGTACTCCGCCATCCCATACTTTGGTGCCCCCATCTTCCGGAGGTTGGTCACATGGTCACCAAGCTCTTTAATAGACTTCACTTGCTCATCCAAGTAGTGGGTCTCAATGAAGTCACACAACTGAAAGGGGAAATGAAAAGTTATTTCTCCATCCAGGGAAAAAGACAACTTACCTCAACAAAGGTCAAACTCTGCAGTTCTAGGATTTCTCAGCttaaaagaaaaagggggaaaaaagaagtctTTTCCCTTATAAAGAACCATGAAGAGTGACTAAATAGAAATACATCCCCACCTCCTGCAACAGGATTATGCCCAATTACCAGAAGGGGAAGAAGCCTTTAGTGCTTTTAGCATAACAAAAACTTCAAGAGAAGCTTGGTTCTCCAACTTATCAAGGCCTACCCCCATTTCCAGGCCccgtactatatatatatttttttttttttatttttatatttttaaatcacaAGCAATTCCATCCAGTCTTTCATTACTGCTGAAAACAATGTTAGTGTCCTATTATTTTTGAGTATCCCTCTGTATAGCATTGTAATGCTTAGTCTTTGGTATTTTTACCTTTGAACTACAAAAGCCATTTTAAACTGCCTTTAGTTAGTTACGTAAACTGAGAGTCTTTATTCGTTCCTTCTCCAATCTTATTACTCTTTGAATTTCCAGAAGTACAACTCCAGAGAGTCATTTGTGTGTCTGCATCAAATCCATGCAACACTTCTATCCATTCCCACTCAAGTCCTGGTTCCAACTTTTAGAAAACACTCCATTTCTTGATGATCCTGCCTGAACAAGCAGGTCAGtcacaactattttaagaacaccACAGTGCTAGCAGGAGATTGAAGCCCCAAACCTTAAAACACCATGAAAAACAGGAAGCTTCTTAGAAGCAGCTTTCTGCTTCAGAATAAGGATAAAAACAAAACTGTCCACAAATATCAAACAAGCTATTGATTAGAACTAAGCTTACCTATTCCAGATGGGTAGTCAAGGGTATGTTCTTAGCTCCAGAACAAGTCAGTTAACTCAATACTATACTTGAATGAAGGGTTGTATCAGGTGTGGTAGTGCATGACAGTCCTGCACAATCTGTATGTACACACCATGCATTTTTCCACAgtaaccttccccccaccccaccatctaATTAACTTTTTTCCAGGAGGTGAGTAGCTGCATTATGTTAACTCTAggccaggggttctcaatccctgggctgcagcctggtgctgggCCATGGCAGGTCGGATGCCAGACTGGAAGTGGCCGCagaccagcaaactgcagccccccAGAGCTGAGCGAAGAagttgtggcagcacagagtttgcCCCccgcccagggggtgggggtatccTTATCTGTCTCCCAGCCAGAAAGTCCGGCCACGGTCAGCTGTGACTGCTCGGTTGCGGTTTGCCAGGCtgtggcataaaaactttgggaacccctgcccaAGGCAAAGTAGTAAGATACTTGCTGCTTTCTTGAGATACCAGGCCATGGGGCCAAAGACTGTGTGCGACTGTACCCTTTTAGACCTCCATATTCTACCCATGTTTCAACTTCCACTTACGTGAGGGTCATTCTTCTCAGTTGCCAGCTTGTGCAGCTCCAAGAGTGACTGGTTCACATTCTTTTCCAGATGCAAGGCACACTCCATTGCTGTCAATCCATTCTCCCAGTCATCACGGTCTGGTTTCTATGAGGAAAGCACAAGACCTCAACTAATCTTCTAGAGACCAAACACAGGAGCAGTAGGTCAATGAGACAAAGCAATCTTTGTTCTTAGTCATGCTGAAACCCTGATTTGATAGGATCTCAGCTTGAAAGTTACTTTTGAAGTTTAAAAGCCACCTTAGAAGATAGTAAGCTTGAAGAGTTGATAGCGCTTGTATGGAGAAGGCATTTGAGAATCCATGTGCTTCTTAAAAATAGACCACCATATTCCAGCACATACTCCATAGAGAACACTTGGTTACTAGAAATACTCATCTAtccaggtttttggttttttgggttttgttttttgtggtttgttgttttttttttgtggggggggggggaggaaggcattgttttgcttgtttttaagtATTCATTAGTATTAGTATTCATCACCTTTTAACATCAGATAACCATACCAAAAGCTATCCTTTTAGGAAGTGCTGATAGTCCAATGGGAAGGACTAATAAGATATGAACAGCTCTATCAGCTTTACTGAAAGTCAGTGGTTTTATTCTTTCTTTAGGTACTGATAGATTCTCTAAACATAGAAACCTCAACACTTGACATGTTGAAATGTCATCACTTGGACAAGAAACATAGGCTAGAAGAGCAAGACTGAATGAAGTGTTATGAGGGAAGACTCACCAGCACCCTAAGTGTTACAGGGTCTTCAACTAGAAGTCACTGATCTGAGTCAAGAGTAACTCCAGAATGAGTGTAAAAAGGAAGAGATGAGTACCCAGAACCTGGTATGGGGATTG
This genomic window from Alligator mississippiensis isolate rAllMis1 chromosome 2, rAllMis1, whole genome shotgun sequence contains:
- the FTH1 gene encoding ferritin heavy chain, with amino-acid sequence MATSPSQVRQNYHQDCEAAVNRQINLELYASYVYLSMSYYFDRDDVALKNFAKYFLHQSHEEREHAEKLMKLQNQRGGRIFLHDIKKPDRDDWENGLTAMECALHLEKNVNQSLLELHKLATEKNDPHLCDFIETHYLDEQVKSIKELGDHVTNLRKMGAPKYGMAEYLFDKHTLGDSDNES
- the BEST1 gene encoding bestrophin-1, encoding MMTVTYTNRVANARLGTFSQLLLQWKGSIYKLLYCEFLIFITLYFTISLIYRLVLNESQRLMFEKLALYCNNYAELIPVSFVLGFYVALVVSRWWAQYESIPWPDRIMNLVSCNVDGQDEYGRLLRRTMMRYSNLCSVLILRSVSTAVYKRFPSMEHIVRAGLMTPEEHKKLESLHSPHNKFWIPCVWFSNLAVKARNEGRIRDSVLLQGILNELNTLRSQCGRLYGYDWISIPLVYTQVVTVAVYSFFLACLIGRQFLDPAKAYPGHELDLFVPVFTLLQFFFYAGWLKVAEQLINPFGEDDDDFETNWLIDRNLQVSLLAVDEMHQDLPILEKDLYWNDSDPQPPYTAATAEYKRPSFLGSTFNISMQKEEMEFQPLEQIKENEEANHSTPLLGHLGRLLGVRSPSFSRSSSPMNLLRRRNDPTSPFPHYFYQDVGKHGSPHSVNQHRGDFSHPSSSSPDQWDEDRKLREFEAFMSTPFFERPGFYSAPQTPISSIPMIFPSRRPGRKKPPALSSIAACSASLRENFANSSPSRASDMDRSQSSLGSGVKETFVWPTERGRAWDSLVVTVEEERNNLNSKNKEAGPIRSPVQSTTSESPKFPFIAESPDCEKQDGFKSLKSVKGCRHPRLTLENTAPVGTPNSDHPSSFHTPNGNSPLCFSFTPMTSPVLERSSFRNTGTIPVPSSDDAPSAPDQASGELPGTTRDIRSESASAQYPKEQKSAESPSPNDSGISLAEGDFVGLMEVIMETCENVSDEEKAERYS